A genomic segment from Sulfitobacter mediterraneus encodes:
- a CDS encoding phytanoyl-CoA dioxygenase family protein encodes MPHPLITQDHIDSYQRDGVVLIKGLFADHVETLRAGVARNMEAPGPYASNNDKPGETGLFFDDYCNWDRIPEFEEVIRNSDVAEIASELMQSQSAQLFHDHVLVKEPGTSMATPWHQDGPYYFVEGKQTVSFWSPLDPVQEASLRCVAGSHLWEKPVLPTRWAKGDAFFDPAPYMAVPDPDAEGMDIREWPMEPGDAVAFNYGILHGARGNTSGARRRAFSLRLVGDDARYTQRPGPTSPPYPGHDMTEGQKLREDWFPVLWPR; translated from the coding sequence ATGCCGCATCCCCTGATCACCCAAGACCATATCGACAGCTACCAGCGTGACGGTGTGGTGTTGATCAAAGGTCTGTTTGCAGACCACGTCGAAACCCTTCGCGCCGGTGTGGCCCGCAATATGGAGGCGCCAGGCCCATACGCGTCAAACAACGACAAGCCGGGCGAGACAGGCCTGTTCTTTGACGATTATTGCAACTGGGATCGTATCCCCGAATTTGAAGAGGTGATCCGCAATTCTGACGTTGCTGAGATCGCCTCCGAGTTGATGCAAAGCCAATCCGCGCAGCTGTTTCATGATCACGTGTTGGTCAAAGAGCCGGGCACCTCGATGGCCACCCCATGGCATCAGGATGGGCCATATTATTTTGTTGAGGGCAAGCAGACAGTCAGTTTCTGGTCGCCGCTTGATCCGGTGCAGGAGGCCTCGCTGCGTTGTGTCGCGGGATCGCATTTGTGGGAAAAACCCGTGCTGCCGACGCGCTGGGCCAAGGGGGATGCGTTCTTTGATCCTGCACCTTATATGGCGGTCCCGGATCCGGATGCCGAAGGCATGGATATCCGCGAATGGCCGATGGAGCCGGGCGATGCGGTGGCGTTCAACTATGGCATTCTGCACGGTGCGCGGGGCAATACCTCGGGGGCGCGGAGGCGGGCGTTTTCACTGCGGTTGGTGGGGGATGACGCCCGCTATACCCAGCGGCCCGGGCCAACTTCACCGCCCTATCCGGGCCATGACATGACCGAAGGCCAGAAGCTGCGCGAGGATTGGTTTCCGGTGCTCTGGCCCCGTTGA
- a CDS encoding LysR family transcriptional regulator: MLYLTLRHYSYVVAIADHGSLSAAAAHLNVSQPSLSNALDIIEARLQRPLFLRGRGQGVTITPDGRNFVKEAKSLLGSARRLEQSGQSPLSQPSVALGCFHDLAPFVLAPALSRLRQSLPEIELRSRLGNFETLVRGMAEGAIDLAITWDIGLDARFSKRVLGHLRPHAFIAMDHPLARRADLKLSDLAEEVLILSDDGLSVQHMVKLCQSAGFTPHLAGHAAPVEVMRSLAAHGEGIGISYSVPPSQHSYDGRALCALPVTDPAAEEPVVLAQLGDPVPGGTANLIGEILEDADLFRFGGA; the protein is encoded by the coding sequence ATGCTATACTTAACGCTCCGGCACTACAGTTATGTGGTCGCGATTGCCGATCACGGCAGCCTGTCCGCTGCAGCCGCCCATCTGAATGTGTCGCAACCCTCGCTGTCCAATGCGCTGGATATCATCGAGGCCCGATTGCAGCGGCCCTTGTTCCTGCGCGGGCGCGGACAAGGCGTGACGATAACCCCGGATGGGCGAAACTTTGTCAAAGAGGCCAAATCCCTGCTTGGGTCGGCCCGAAGACTGGAACAATCAGGGCAATCGCCCCTGTCACAGCCCAGCGTTGCCTTGGGCTGTTTCCACGATCTGGCACCCTTTGTCTTGGCCCCGGCCCTCAGCCGTTTGCGCCAGTCCCTGCCGGAGATTGAGCTCCGCAGCCGCCTAGGCAATTTTGAAACGCTGGTGCGCGGTATGGCCGAAGGCGCGATTGATCTGGCGATCACCTGGGACATTGGCCTGGATGCGCGGTTCAGCAAACGGGTTCTGGGGCACCTGCGTCCGCATGCCTTTATCGCCATGGATCACCCGCTGGCGCGCCGTGCAGACCTGAAACTGAGCGATCTGGCCGAAGAGGTGTTGATCCTGTCAGATGACGGACTTTCGGTGCAGCATATGGTCAAACTCTGTCAAAGCGCCGGATTTACCCCGCATTTGGCAGGCCACGCCGCCCCGGTTGAGGTGATGCGGTCCCTTGCCGCCCATGGGGAGGGCATCGGCATCAGCTATTCGGTGCCCCCATCACAGCACAGCTATGATGGCCGCGCCCTTTGTGCCCTGCCCGTCACGGACCCCGCCGCAGAGGAGCCTGTCGTATTGGCACAATTGGGCGATCCTGTGCCCGGCGGCACAGCGAATTTGATTGGAGAGATTTTGGAGGACGCAGATTTATTCCGCTTTGGCGGCGCTTAA
- the irrA gene encoding iron response transcriptional regulator IrrA, whose protein sequence is MTQMHQQNGTRWLEQAGVRPTRQRVTLASLLVGDGQHRHVTAESLFEAAKGQGDAVSLATVYNTLRAFCDAGLLQEVTVDGSKSYFDTNTHDHPHFYWEDDARLTDAPADQLVISQVPDAPDGAEIASVDVVIRLRRKAN, encoded by the coding sequence ATGACACAGATGCATCAACAGAACGGCACGCGATGGCTGGAACAGGCCGGGGTGCGCCCCACACGGCAGCGGGTCACATTGGCCAGCCTTCTGGTGGGTGATGGCCAGCACCGCCATGTCACCGCCGAAAGCCTGTTTGAAGCCGCCAAAGGGCAGGGCGATGCCGTGTCATTGGCAACTGTTTACAACACCTTACGTGCTTTTTGCGATGCAGGTTTGCTGCAAGAGGTTACTGTTGACGGCTCCAAAAGCTATTTTGACACCAACACCCATGATCACCCGCATTTCTATTGGGAAGATGATGCGCGGCTGACCGATGCACCGGCCGATCAGTTGGTGATTTCGCAGGTGCCAGACGCGCCTGACGGGGCCGAGATTGCCAGTGTGGATGTGGTGATCCGTCTGCGACGCAAAGCGAATTAA
- the fabA gene encoding bifunctional 3-hydroxydecanoyl-ACP dehydratase/trans-2-decenoyl-ACP isomerase produces the protein MAEYPTSFDKEDLLKCAEGKLFGPGNAQLPAPPMLMMDRITDVSADGGAHGKGHITAEFDITPDLWFFDCHFPGNPIMPGCLGLDGLWQLTGFNLGWRGWQGRGYALGVGEVKLTGMVRPDRKMLTYKIDFTKAIQTRRLTMGVADGIVEADGEVIYQVTGMKVALSES, from the coding sequence ATGGCCGAATACCCCACCAGCTTTGACAAAGAAGATCTGTTGAAATGCGCCGAAGGAAAGCTGTTTGGCCCCGGCAACGCCCAATTGCCAGCGCCGCCCATGTTGATGATGGACCGGATCACCGATGTCTCGGCCGATGGCGGCGCCCATGGCAAGGGTCATATCACCGCCGAATTCGATATCACGCCCGATCTGTGGTTCTTTGACTGCCACTTTCCCGGTAACCCGATCATGCCCGGCTGTCTGGGCCTGGATGGCCTGTGGCAGCTGACCGGTTTCAACCTTGGCTGGCGCGGCTGGCAGGGGCGCGGCTATGCCCTTGGCGTGGGTGAGGTGAAGCTGACCGGCATGGTGCGCCCCGACCGCAAGATGCTGACCTACAAGATTGATTTCACCAAGGCGATCCAGACCCGCCGCCTGACCATGGGTGTCGCCGATGGCATCGTCGAGGCGGACGGCGAGGTAATCTATCAGGTCACCGGAATGAAAGTTGCGCTGAGCGAGAGCTGA
- the fabB gene encoding beta-ketoacyl-ACP synthase I, translated as MRRVVVTGLGIVSSIGNNAEEVIASLKAGKSGIEASPEMAEHGFRSQIAGTIKLDVSEHVDKRTLRFMGPGAAYAYIAMGQAIADAGLDESIISNPRTGLIAGSGGPSTSAMKIAHDTVDKTGATKRIGPFAVPKCMSSTISANLSTAYKIKGINYSITSACSTSLHCMGSAAEQIMLGKQDVMFAGGGEELDWTLSCLFDAMGAMSSKYNDTPDKASRAFDANRDGFVITGGGGIVVLEDLDHALARGAKIYAEVTGFAATSDGHDMVAPSGEGGQRAMELALATLPEGRKVSYINAHGTSTPVGDVGEIEAVRRVFGAGSTPPVSSTKSLTGHGQGAAGAMEAIFCLLMLENDFITPSINVETLDPALKPEEIATDLVENAGLDSVMTNSFGFGGTNGSMILSKYQG; from the coding sequence ATGCGCCGTGTTGTCGTTACAGGTCTGGGCATTGTCTCATCTATCGGAAACAACGCAGAAGAGGTGATCGCCTCTTTGAAAGCGGGGAAATCGGGGATCGAAGCCAGCCCCGAAATGGCCGAACACGGGTTCCGCAGCCAGATCGCCGGCACGATCAAGCTGGATGTTTCCGAACATGTGGACAAGCGCACATTGCGGTTCATGGGGCCGGGTGCCGCCTATGCCTATATCGCAATGGGGCAAGCGATTGCCGACGCGGGCCTTGACGAAAGCATCATCAGCAACCCGCGCACCGGTCTGATCGCTGGCTCCGGCGGGCCGTCCACCTCGGCCATGAAGATCGCCCATGACACCGTCGACAAAACCGGCGCGACCAAGCGGATCGGGCCATTTGCCGTGCCAAAATGCATGTCCTCCACGATCAGCGCCAACCTCTCCACGGCCTATAAGATCAAAGGCATCAATTATTCCATCACCTCGGCCTGCTCGACCTCGCTACATTGCATGGGCTCGGCGGCAGAGCAGATCATGCTGGGCAAACAGGACGTGATGTTTGCAGGCGGCGGCGAAGAGCTGGATTGGACGCTGTCATGCCTCTTTGACGCCATGGGCGCGATGAGCAGCAAATACAACGACACGCCGGACAAAGCCTCCCGTGCCTTTGACGCCAACCGCGATGGCTTTGTCATCACTGGCGGCGGCGGCATCGTGGTGCTGGAAGATCTGGATCACGCATTGGCCCGCGGTGCAAAAATCTATGCCGAAGTGACCGGTTTTGCGGCCACCTCGGACGGCCATGACATGGTTGCCCCCTCTGGCGAGGGCGGACAGCGGGCGATGGAACTGGCGCTGGCCACCCTGCCCGAAGGCCGCAAGGTCAGTTATATCAACGCCCATGGCACCTCGACCCCGGTCGGCGATGTCGGCGAGATCGAAGCCGTGCGCCGCGTTTTTGGGGCCGGCAGCACGCCGCCCGTCAGCTCGACCAAATCCCTCACCGGCCATGGTCAGGGCGCAGCAGGCGCGATGGAGGCAATCTTTTGCTTGCTGATGCTGGAGAATGATTTCATCACACCCTCCATCAACGTCGAAACCCTCGATCCGGCGCTCAAGCCTGAAGAGATTGCAACAGATCTGGTTGAAAATGCCGGTTTGGATTCTGTCATGACCAATTCCTTTGGCTTTGGTGGCACCAACGGGTCTATGATCCTGTCCAAGTATCAGGGGTAA
- a CDS encoding enoyl-ACP reductase FabI, with translation MSDLLKGKRGLIMGVANERSIAWGIAKAMAGAGAELAFTYQGEAFGSRLRPLAESVGSDFMVDVDVTDDASLDTAFDQLAARWPTIDFVVHAIAFSDKSELTGRFLNTSRENFKNSMDISAYSFIEVARRAHPLMVENGGTLLTLTYQGSNRVVPNYNVMGVAKAALESATRYLANDLGPEGIRVNAISPGPMKTLAGAAIGGARKTYKHTDQNAPLRSNATLEAVGGTAVYLASDAGACTTGEIVRVDGGFHVLGMPQQDNL, from the coding sequence ATGTCGGATTTGCTTAAAGGGAAACGCGGCCTGATCATGGGTGTCGCGAACGAACGGTCCATTGCATGGGGCATTGCCAAGGCGATGGCCGGCGCCGGAGCCGAACTGGCCTTTACCTATCAGGGGGAGGCCTTTGGCTCGCGTTTGCGCCCCTTGGCGGAATCGGTTGGATCGGACTTCATGGTCGATGTGGATGTGACCGATGATGCCTCGCTCGACACCGCTTTTGATCAGCTGGCCGCACGCTGGCCGACGATTGACTTCGTGGTCCATGCGATTGCGTTTTCCGACAAATCCGAACTGACCGGACGGTTCCTGAACACCAGCCGGGAGAACTTCAAGAACTCAATGGATATCTCCGCCTACAGCTTTATCGAAGTGGCCCGCCGCGCCCATCCGTTGATGGTGGAAAACGGCGGCACCTTGTTGACGCTGACCTATCAGGGGTCAAACCGCGTTGTGCCCAATTACAACGTCATGGGTGTGGCCAAGGCGGCACTGGAAAGCGCGACGCGCTATCTGGCCAATGATCTGGGTCCCGAAGGCATCCGCGTGAATGCCATTTCGCCCGGCCCCATGAAAACGCTGGCGGGTGCGGCCATTGGCGGGGCACGAAAAACCTACAAGCACACCGACCAGAACGCGCCTCTGCGTTCCAACGCGACGCTTGAGGCGGTGGGCGGCACTGCCGTTTATCTGGCCTCGGACGCGGGTGCCTGCACCACGGGCGAGATTGTGCGCGTCGATGGCGGTTTTCACGTTCTGGGCATGCCGCAACAGGACAACCTTTAA
- a CDS encoding THUMP domain-containing class I SAM-dependent RNA methyltransferase, translated as MNTSDTFEIFLVCAPGVEPQLHQEVMQRGFADPQITGGGVTIMGGWHDVWRANLELRGAVRVLARIGSFMAFHLAQLDKRARRFPWGDVLRADVPVKVQVTCKASKIYHAKAASQRIETALRESHGITVSPEAEMVVKVRIHDNQVTISLDTSGEALHKRGHKEAVGKAPMRENLAALFLRECGYDGQEPVVDPMCGSGTFLIEAAEIAAGLQPGRSRRFAFEDLASFDEAAWDVMKKDVPQVSPQKRFFGSDRDAGAIRMSTANADRAGVADWCSFACHGAGEVTPPEGPPGLVIVNPPYGARIGNKKLLYPLYGTLGQTLLERFKGWRVGLVTSEPPLAKATGLPWKPLGPAVAHGGLKIWLWQTPPLR; from the coding sequence ATGAACACATCTGATACATTTGAGATTTTCCTGGTCTGCGCCCCCGGCGTCGAGCCGCAGTTGCATCAAGAGGTGATGCAGCGCGGCTTTGCCGATCCGCAGATCACCGGTGGCGGCGTGACCATCATGGGCGGCTGGCACGATGTTTGGCGCGCCAACCTGGAACTGCGCGGGGCGGTGCGGGTGCTGGCGCGGATCGGATCGTTCATGGCTTTCCATCTGGCGCAGCTCGACAAACGCGCGCGCAGGTTTCCATGGGGTGATGTGCTGCGCGCCGATGTGCCGGTCAAGGTGCAGGTGACGTGCAAAGCCTCGAAGATCTATCACGCCAAGGCTGCAAGCCAACGCATCGAAACCGCCCTGCGCGAGAGCCACGGCATCACTGTTTCGCCCGAGGCCGAGATGGTGGTGAAAGTGCGCATTCACGACAATCAGGTGACGATCAGCCTCGATACCAGCGGCGAGGCTCTGCATAAGCGCGGGCACAAAGAGGCGGTTGGCAAAGCGCCAATGCGCGAGAACCTGGCGGCGCTGTTCTTGCGTGAATGCGGGTATGATGGGCAGGAACCTGTGGTCGATCCGATGTGCGGCTCCGGCACCTTCTTGATCGAAGCGGCGGAAATCGCGGCGGGCTTGCAACCGGGGCGCAGCCGGCGGTTTGCCTTTGAAGATTTGGCCAGTTTTGATGAGGCGGCTTGGGACGTGATGAAAAAGGATGTCCCGCAAGTGAGTCCGCAAAAGCGGTTTTTTGGATCGGACAGGGATGCAGGTGCAATCCGGATGAGCACAGCCAATGCCGACCGGGCCGGCGTTGCAGACTGGTGCAGTTTTGCCTGCCATGGTGCGGGTGAGGTCACACCGCCCGAAGGCCCGCCCGGTCTGGTGATTGTAAACCCGCCCTATGGTGCACGGATCGGCAATAAAAAACTACTTTATCCGCTCTATGGGACGTTGGGGCAGACCTTGCTGGAACGCTTTAAAGGCTGGCGCGTCGGGCTGGTGACATCAGAGCCGCCATTGGCCAAGGCGACAGGATTGCCTTGGAAACCGCTGGGGCCGGCTGTGGCGCATGGCGGATTGAAAATCTGGCTGTGGCAGACGCCACCGCTGCGATAA
- a CDS encoding FKBP-type peptidyl-prolyl cis-trans isomerase: protein MAEVKSGDKVGIHYTGTLLDGTTFDSSEGREPLEFEVGSGQIIPGLDVAIPGMVVGEKKVVKIACADAYGPLNPEMRQAVPREGIPADIPLEVGTQLQMQTPDGQALPVMVVEVDEATVTLDANHPLAGKDLQFDIELVSIG from the coding sequence ATGGCTGAGGTCAAATCAGGCGATAAAGTTGGCATTCACTACACAGGCACGTTGCTGGACGGCACAACCTTTGACAGTTCCGAAGGACGCGAGCCGCTGGAATTCGAAGTTGGCTCTGGTCAGATCATTCCCGGCCTTGATGTAGCGATCCCCGGTATGGTGGTGGGTGAAAAGAAGGTGGTAAAGATCGCTTGCGCGGATGCTTACGGCCCGCTGAACCCGGAAATGCGTCAGGCGGTTCCGCGGGAAGGCATTCCGGCAGACATCCCGCTTGAAGTTGGCACGCAGTTGCAAATGCAGACCCCCGATGGCCAGGCCTTGCCGGTGATGGTGGTTGAGGTGGACGAGGCTACCGTGACACTGGATGCCAATCACCCGCTGGCGGGCAAAGACCTGCAATTTGATATCGAGCTGGTTTCGATCGGCTAA
- a CDS encoding haloacid dehalogenase type II: MPITTCVFDAYGTLFDVAAAARQAAAEPDFAAIKDDWPQVAEHWRLKQLQYSWLRAVADAHTDFWEVTQNGLDWALEKTGHAGDAPLRERLLALYWELQAYPEVPKMLAALKAAGLNTAILSNGSPDMLQGAVASAGIGDVLDSCLSVQSVGIFKPDARVYDLVGQQFGCAKDEVLFVSSNGWDAGAATGYGFTAAWVNRGGDPVDRLPWTPKHVMSDLTGIPELAGA, translated from the coding sequence ATGCCCATCACCACCTGTGTCTTTGATGCTTATGGCACGTTGTTCGATGTCGCCGCCGCAGCACGCCAAGCTGCAGCAGAACCGGATTTCGCCGCGATCAAGGACGATTGGCCGCAGGTTGCCGAACATTGGCGGCTCAAGCAGCTTCAGTATTCATGGCTGCGGGCCGTGGCGGATGCCCATACGGATTTTTGGGAAGTCACCCAGAACGGCCTTGATTGGGCGCTTGAGAAAACCGGCCATGCGGGGGATGCGCCGCTGCGCGAACGGCTTTTGGCGCTCTATTGGGAATTGCAGGCCTACCCTGAGGTGCCCAAGATGCTGGCCGCGCTCAAGGCGGCGGGTTTGAACACCGCGATTTTGTCAAACGGGTCGCCCGATATGCTGCAAGGAGCCGTAGCCAGTGCCGGGATTGGTGATGTTCTCGACAGCTGCCTGTCGGTGCAAAGTGTCGGTATCTTCAAACCCGACGCGCGGGTCTATGATCTGGTCGGACAGCAATTTGGCTGCGCCAAGGACGAAGTTCTATTTGTATCATCAAACGGTTGGGATGCGGGTGCTGCCACTGGATACGGGTTTACCGCCGCGTGGGTGAACCGCGGTGGTGATCCGGTTGACCGCCTGCCATGGACACCCAAACATGTCATGTCCGACCTGACAGGCATCCCCGAACTGGCGGGCGCATGA
- a CDS encoding alpha/beta fold hydrolase encodes MAKFTTSDGLSLLYTDEGTGLPILCLAGLTRTGADFDYVMPHLSGHRVIRLDYRGRGGSDFDPDWQNYNLNVECRDVVELLNHLELDKVAVLGTSRGGLNAMVLAAVAKDRLLGVALNDVGPVLDPKGLELIMGYIGRNPSAKTHAEAAATMAALFVDFSNVPDSRWLEEAQKHYTQTESGLKITYDPALRKAVEAAAQADPVDLWPLFDALADLPIAAIRGANSNLLNVETLNEMQRRRPDMIAATVPDRGHVPFLDEPEAVDALNDWLGMLK; translated from the coding sequence ATGGCCAAATTCACAACCTCTGACGGCCTGTCCCTGCTTTACACAGATGAGGGGACTGGCCTGCCGATCCTTTGCCTTGCCGGTCTGACCCGCACCGGCGCCGACTTTGATTACGTGATGCCGCATCTGTCTGGCCATCGGGTGATCCGGCTGGATTATCGCGGGCGCGGCGGATCGGATTTTGATCCCGATTGGCAGAACTACAACCTCAACGTGGAATGCCGCGATGTCGTTGAGCTTTTGAACCATCTTGAGCTGGACAAGGTCGCCGTGCTTGGCACATCGCGTGGGGGTCTGAATGCGATGGTTTTGGCCGCCGTAGCCAAAGACCGCCTGCTGGGGGTCGCGCTCAATGATGTGGGGCCAGTGCTGGATCCAAAGGGGCTTGAGCTGATCATGGGCTATATCGGCCGCAACCCCTCTGCCAAAACCCACGCCGAGGCGGCTGCGACCATGGCCGCACTTTTTGTCGATTTTAGCAATGTTCCGGACAGCCGCTGGCTGGAAGAGGCGCAAAAGCACTACACCCAAACCGAAAGCGGGCTGAAGATCACCTATGATCCCGCGCTACGAAAAGCCGTAGAAGCCGCGGCGCAGGCCGATCCAGTGGACCTTTGGCCACTGTTTGATGCGCTGGCCGACCTGCCCATCGCGGCCATCCGCGGGGCCAATTCAAACTTGCTGAACGTCGAGACATTGAACGAGATGCAGCGCCGCCGCCCCGATATGATTGCCGCCACTGTGCCGGATCGGGGACATGTTCCGTTTTTGGATGAACCAGAGGCCGTCGACGCCCTGAACGATTGGTTAGGAATGCTCAAATGA
- a CDS encoding threonine ammonia-lyase — MNIEMIRAAAARLKGHARETPLLNAPLLDELAGRRVWVKPECLQHTGSFKFRGAWSALSALAPDVRAKGVIAFSSGNHAQGVALAAKMHGAPAVIIMPSDSPVLKIENTRAYGAEVVLYDRASESREEIGDKLAQDRGLTLIKPYDEPQVIAGQGTTGLEIARQAAEQGIEKADVIVCCGGGGLTSGIALALEAEAPGLRVRPAEPEGFDDVARSLQSGRIERNARTSGNICDAIITPQPGDITFPIMQRLAGPGLVVSENEALQAMAHAFNRLKLVAEPGGAAALAAALFRRDEIEGDDVIVTISGGNVDAAMFIRALETLA, encoded by the coding sequence ATGAACATCGAAATGATCCGCGCCGCAGCCGCACGCCTCAAGGGTCACGCCCGCGAAACGCCTTTGCTGAATGCGCCGCTGCTGGATGAACTGGCGGGCCGCCGCGTCTGGGTGAAACCGGAATGCCTGCAACACACCGGCAGTTTCAAGTTTCGCGGTGCATGGTCGGCCCTTTCTGCCCTCGCGCCGGACGTGCGAGCCAAAGGGGTCATTGCTTTTTCAAGCGGCAACCACGCACAAGGGGTGGCTTTGGCGGCGAAGATGCACGGCGCACCTGCCGTGATCATCATGCCCTCGGACAGCCCGGTCCTGAAGATCGAGAACACACGCGCTTATGGGGCCGAGGTGGTGCTGTATGATCGGGCCAGCGAAAGCCGCGAGGAGATTGGTGACAAGCTGGCCCAGGATCGTGGGCTGACCTTGATCAAACCCTATGATGAACCGCAGGTGATCGCCGGACAAGGCACAACGGGACTTGAGATTGCCCGCCAAGCAGCGGAACAAGGCATTGAAAAGGCCGACGTTATTGTCTGTTGCGGCGGGGGTGGGTTGACCTCCGGCATCGCGCTGGCGCTTGAGGCGGAGGCGCCGGGCCTGCGCGTGCGCCCGGCAGAGCCGGAAGGCTTTGACGATGTGGCGCGGTCCTTGCAATCGGGCCGGATCGAACGCAACGCCCGCACCTCGGGCAATATCTGCGATGCGATCATCACCCCGCAACCGGGCGACATCACCTTTCCCATCATGCAGCGGCTCGCTGGCCCCGGATTGGTCGTGTCCGAAAATGAAGCGTTGCAAGCGATGGCCCATGCCTTCAATCGCCTCAAACTGGTGGCCGAACCGGGGGGCGCAGCGGCATTGGCAGCAGCCCTTTTCCGGCGCGATGAGATAGAGGGCGACGACGTGATCGTCACAATCTCGGGCGGTAATGTGGATGCGGCGATGTTCATCCGTGCCTTGGAAACGCTGGCATGA
- a CDS encoding endonuclease/exonuclease/phosphatase family protein: MTQFSIASFNVKNLIGPDQEYYKFQSYTPEEYAWKEDWLADQIVSLNADIIGFQEIFDEQSLRATIARADRYGQDSNDASVPGEDKRYRHRAIFDRLAFRDYSNAALAFAPNVHDGAPGQRRPGVAILSRLGFAEDPQIIQVLDTPLEIPFQTFGGTEGGHFTIQKLSRPILKVRVPVGDQVVTVFNCHLKSKLGEFIRAEGAEYPAEADLTQYDPVGRALGAARSAMRRMAEAWVLRGAIVGELRQGRPVMVLGDFNDNEHAVSTEIIMGEQPFKNYAWMLRHDAEHRGDRYSEAESAQITESIEAVRLHSAEKMFVRKSLRDMVYTSAFGGVYESIDQIMMSRHFLPDWKGHIGEMSYFTVLNDHLTDGSHPEAPYNKLASDHGQIMATIQLREGK, from the coding sequence ATGACCCAGTTTTCCATCGCCAGTTTCAACGTCAAGAACCTGATCGGTCCCGATCAGGAATATTACAAATTCCAGTCCTACACACCGGAGGAATACGCCTGGAAAGAAGATTGGCTGGCCGATCAGATCGTATCACTGAACGCCGATATCATTGGCTTTCAAGAGATTTTCGACGAGCAAAGCCTGCGTGCCACCATCGCCCGTGCAGATCGTTACGGTCAGGACAGTAACGACGCCTCTGTGCCCGGCGAAGACAAAAGGTACCGCCACCGCGCGATCTTTGACAGGCTTGCGTTTCGTGACTACAGCAACGCCGCGCTGGCTTTCGCGCCCAACGTACATGATGGCGCCCCCGGCCAGCGCCGTCCCGGCGTGGCGATCCTGTCGAGGCTTGGCTTTGCCGAAGACCCGCAAATCATTCAAGTTCTCGATACGCCGCTGGAAATCCCCTTTCAGACCTTTGGCGGGACCGAGGGCGGGCATTTTACCATTCAAAAACTCAGCCGCCCCATCCTCAAGGTGCGGGTGCCGGTGGGCGATCAGGTCGTCACTGTGTTCAATTGCCACCTGAAATCAAAACTTGGGGAATTTATCCGTGCAGAGGGGGCCGAATATCCCGCTGAGGCCGATCTGACCCAATATGATCCGGTGGGCCGTGCCTTGGGCGCGGCACGGTCGGCGATGCGGCGCATGGCCGAAGCATGGGTGCTGCGCGGCGCTATTGTCGGGGAACTGCGACAGGGCCGCCCCGTGATGGTGCTGGGGGATTTCAACGACAACGAACATGCTGTCAGCACCGAGATCATCATGGGCGAACAGCCCTTCAAGAACTACGCCTGGATGCTGCGCCATGATGCGGAGCATCGTGGCGACCGCTATTCAGAGGCCGAAAGCGCGCAGATCACCGAAAGCATCGAGGCCGTGCGCCTGCATTCGGCGGAAAAGATGTTTGTACGAAAGTCTCTGCGCGACATGGTCTATACCTCGGCCTTTGGCGGCGTCTATGAGAGCATCGACCAGATTATGATGTCACGGCATTTCTTGCCCGATTGGAAAGGCCATATCGGCGAAATGTCCTATTTCACAGTGTTGAATGACCATTTGACGGATGGCAGCCACCCCGAAGCGCCCTATAACAAGCTGGCCTCGGATCACGGACAGATCATGGCGACCATTCAATTGCGGGAGGGCAAATGA